In the Vicinamibacteria bacterium genome, GCGTGATGATCCTGCTCGCCGCGGCGCTCCTCGTGACTCCGGGCTTGATCACCGATTCGTTCGGGTTCTTGCTTCTCGTACCGGCAATCCGCGCCAGGGTGAAAGCCCACCTTCTCGAAAGGCTGAAGCGAGCCGTGGAGCAGAACCGCATTCAGGTCCGCGTCGTTGGCGGTGGACGGGGAGGCCCGGTTCACGAGATCGACCCAAGGGAAGAATCCGATACCGGGCGATGGGTGCACTAACTGCGCGTCGACAGTCAAGAGTCGAGCAGCGCTCAGCCCGCCGATCGTGCGGATGACGGTTCGTTCAGTTTTTCGATCAGTTCTTCGATGAGATCGTCGGCGCTCTTGATGTCGAGCGGGGTGGCGCCCGCCCCTTTGTGTCCACCACCGCCGTACTTCGCGAGGAGGCCCCCGATATGCACCGGGCATGTGCGGTTCAGGATGCTGTGGCCGACCGTGGCAACGACGAACTCTTTCTCGGGACCCCAGGCGATGCGAATCGAAGCATTGGCTTCGGGAAACAGGGTATAAACGAGAAAGCGGTTGCCTGCTGGAAGAACCTCCACCTGGCGCAGATCGGTCACGATGACGTTGCCGACGAGGCGCGAGTGATTCCGCATGGTGGCCAGGAATGATTCGCGCTCTTGGGCGATGCGCTTCGCTCGTTTCTTCACCTCGTTCATGTCCATGACGTCGTCGATGGTGCCGTCCCGGAGAGCATCGACCACCGACAGGAAATAATCCTTGAAGGCGCCGAGACCCGTCCGCGGGTCCATGGTGAATCCGAGCAGGATGACCCTTTTGGGATTGACGATGTCCTCGATGGTCAGTCTCGCCCCGTCGTAGCGATCGGTCTCCGCCACCAGCTCGTCGTAAGCGTTCAGCCCCGGGTTCTCGTGGAGGTAATAGTCGTACACGAGACGAGCGGTGGACGGGGCCAGGCCATATCTCCCGTCGAACTTTTCCGGCGGTTTTTCGTAGGTTTTGGTCGC is a window encoding:
- a CDS encoding exopolyphosphatase — translated: MQLRLVTRGNLDGLTCAVLIDHAERLSGIELIHPQDITDAKFAIQHGDVIANLPYHPACTKWFDHHSATKTYEKPPEKFDGRYGLAPSTARLVYDYYLHENPGLNAYDELVAETDRYDGARLTIEDIVNPKRVILLGFTMDPRTGLGAFKDYFLSVVDALRDGTIDDVMDMNEVKKRAKRIAQERESFLATMRNHSRLVGNVIVTDLRQVEVLPAGNRFLVYTLFPEANASIRIAWGPEKEFVVATVGHSILNRTCPVHIGGLLAKYGGGGHKGAGATPLDIKSADDLIEELIEKLNEPSSARSAG
- a CDS encoding FxsA family protein — translated: VVTGVVGAFAARRQGLGVVAEARAQASRGEIPAGFLVDGVMILLAAALLVTPGLITDSFGFLLLVPAIRARVKAHLLERLKRAVEQNRIQVRVVGGGRGGPVHEIDPREESDTGRWVH